The Vigna angularis cultivar LongXiaoDou No.4 chromosome 6, ASM1680809v1, whole genome shotgun sequence genome contains the following window.
taaataaaataaaattaatttataaataattaaataataattttaaaaaaattaaataatatttatatattaatttaaaatataatataataaaaaactaaaaactttaaaaagaaaaaaattttacGGATGTTACCACGTCCGtatccattttaataaaattttaaaagtattttaattattatttaaaataataatatataaattaaattataataattattttattaaataaaataaaattaatttataaatagttaagtaataatttttaaaaaaattaaataatatttatatattaatttaaaaacttaaaaaatctaaaaattaaaaaaaaaaaaaactaaacggatgtgcggatgtcccacatccgttgaagaattttttcttcaacggatgtcgacgtCCGTTCAAGGAAAAAGGAGGGGTGTAGGAGATTTTAAGATATAAAGGataattttggaatttaaaaaaagtgtggtggtgtagggagtaacacCCTTCTCTTTTTcgctttcctttttcttattttgggCTGCCCAATGGTTTCCAGCCCATACAAGTTACATCCACGTTTATTCGTtgggtttttttcttttattttaatattatatttttttctctctttctttcgtcgttgtgagatactaagttgcaaaggttggtggtggtggaaagaattatcaagcaatctcgctctcgtggtgcagtgtgtGGAGTGGTGCAGTACATGTGTTGCTTCCTCTAGGTGCGTATTGAAATAAACcttcaaataaaatcttaaaataaaaaacgtaacctttaaatcGGCATCcattgaaggatgtcacctcccattacattttttattttagggtttgttttattagtttattttttattttggaaatattttaataatttaatttaaatgttttaatttattaatttttaatatatttttaatgtattttaataatgtaaggaaaatgaagaagacAAATGGGGTTGCAGAATAAAATGGAAGATAAATTATTAAACGGAAATTAGAGATGGAAAGATTGGGTGAAGGAGTAAAGTAGGAACTaggtttgaaataaattaaaatagtaaaaataaaaaaaatttaatctgaGGATATAATTGGGTGGAGAGAGAAAAGTGTAGTGGTGGAGAGAGCAACACCCTTATTCGTTTTGTCATGGTTTTGATTTTGAAGGCACCGATTGTGTCATTATAAAGTAAGATACACATTGACAAGGAAAACTTCCTAATCATCTACTTTTTCTCAAATTCAATatcttcaaaatttatattccaTCTTTTCATTCATTACTTAATGtacattatttaaattgtaagtTATTACGGATGCAttatttggatttaatttatcttagaccgtttttttttctaaatttagtttagttttttttttagttttaaataattaaataaatatattggaagcttttgaaaaaagaaaagtgtgtGTGATTTgaatagttattttataatgGACTATAGTTTTggaaatttaaacaaaaaataaaattaaaaacttaaatatactttttagaCTGAGTTTTATTCAAACTTGTTAAGATAATAGAATTTTAGGTAAGgttataaaaataccaaaagaaaCATATCAAGGCCTACTTCCTAGTTCCTATCACTATCATGTTTTATGCTtaagaattgaaatatatatacatatcagATTGTTTTCAACACGTTTAACTATATAAatgcttttattatttaatataaaacttggATTTTGATTATTTTCAACACGTTTAACTATATAATACTAAATTAACTATATATTAGTTGAAATTATGGAAGtgaaactatatttaatatattattgtatcTTTAAAAtcgatttaaaattttgtaccCACAGTGAATTTCATATTTTGCCCTTATACGTACATGCAAGAGGATAGACACGTTAAAAATGATGTGTCATGAgcaatttcataatatatatatatatatatatatatatatatatatatatatatatatatatatatatatatatatatatataaaccaaatAGTGGACGTCTTAAGTAATATACATGTAGTAGTATCATgacatacttttatatttatttaacagagaatataaataaaataattataaaaatataaatttttgtatttataaaaaaaaaaatatattaaatgaatataaaaagttgaaatGTATCGATAAATCATTACAGGTTTAAGACGTGAAACTTTCTTTTAGTGTTGTAGAGGTCCAGACTCTAACAGAGACCTTAACTAGGACGAAAGAATTCCGGAGGGTACACTCCCCTCGTGACATGCTAATTATTTAAGGTCTTTTGCTACGGACAATATTTACGTCTATTAAATGACTTGTGCCTTAAAGTTTGGCACCAGTCCAAACCTtccatttttttgttaaagGATGTTTATCTTATATTAATGCCTCTTTTTCATCTCATTATAAATAActtcttttaatgttttctttatacgtatctaataaatattttaaccaataaattattaatgtattttataatatgGTATAATTAATCATTCTATAATCATATCCAAAATGGGTAATTCAGTTCGATCTGGCGTGATTAATCACagattggtcacttagtgagctaactcaacttatttatttgcgagctgaaaaaatttgaattcgGTTCGACTCACCACGGTTGGAACGGATTAGTTTAGTGgctcatttaattttattttttatttaaataaaaaaattacaattctttttaattcaaatttagatAAAGGTCACACTAAAATGTTAAACttaaatacatttcaaaataaaaagaaaaaatatcatataatttcaaaataaaaagaaaaaatatcatataatccGATAGTAACAAAAGAACATGTAAAAAGACgaatatataagtttttaatattgataatttttgtatcatttatctatttataatattaaagttttgaatagataaatttataattatcatcatctacaatataataaaaaaatactaactaataatattaaacaaaaataataaataattaaattatgttagtTAATAAATTAACTCGACTCAAATTCAACGATCGAATTCTAAATGAAccgaattaaaaattttaaatgagccgattaaaaataacatcaaaaaataattatatttttttcaaactcaatcaTCTCACGTAATAGTTACACACCACTATTCTCATCCAACCAACACAAGCGTGTCGGAAACAACATTTAATGGGTCCAAACAGGACGGAAAGGGACAAGTAATATGTACGGATTTAAGAACCAAAAACGAGGTTGCGGTGATGCTCTCTCTTCAACTTTGGGTTTTCACAGTTGAAGTTCAATGGgtgcaaaaaatatttatacttagTTCGGAATGAGAAAGAATATATACATAGCAGACCTAAAAGCAATTCCAATTTTATCCGTATAAAAGCTGGTGGGATATTATCCAAGAGACGAcgcattataataataataataatatttgaaatattggATGTTAAACGAATATTATCTGTTAATATATGATCTAGTTTAGAGTGATTTTTCACAAACTGGTTATGTAAGAGTATTTGATTTTAGGATAAGAACTATCCAACGGCCACCAATAATTGTCTATTTCCAGTGTACCAAAATATGAACTAGTTTTTCATAAAGCCGGTTTCTCCCTTATCCAAAACGTACGTTTGAGATATCtagtttgaaatattaaaataatagacagAGAggcattttgaatttttctttaccaaattaaattataatattttcaattgaactaaaataaataaagatctATTTTTGTATGTATTTTTCACTGCCTCCCTTTTCGAATACTTTCGGTCGgtctcattttaattttttacttattttgttttataattttctcaaacatttTTGGACAAAATTCGGTATTGCatattaattaagtaatttcatagtttatatttctttatgCAACGAATGAGGGCTGAATTAATTCGATTTTGGCGGCGGACGATGGAAAAACACAGAATGATGAGGCCAATGGTTTGATGAAGGAATTCATCTCTTGTGCCTCGTATTTGCTTTATGCGTTATCTTACATGCCATTGAGTTGCTTGAAAAGAGGACAAAGCAAAGCCTCATCCATCTCATCCTCGTCATGAAGTGGATGACACGAATTTTCACTCACTTTCTAACTGCCCATCATTAGGTCGGCACATTATCTGCCaaaaaaaatttccaaatcaaccacaaaaatatactgcaaaatgaaataatatatcaattaattatttgatgttaTTATATGTACAATGGGCCATATAATCATCCCATAATCAAATCAATCCATCGGTCTTGAAAAATAGGACGCAGTCAAACTGTGATTAAACAGACGGAAATCGTCGAGCAAGACTCAACGATCATAAGCAAAATGACTTATCTAAGTtaataattagatttttatgtAAAGATTAAGATAAATGATAATTGGagatattaaattgaaattgaatcataattaaaattttactaattttaaattaggttaaaattaagaaataatatttatatttattgtacatttattattattatattaaacttaaaCCCTATTAAACTTAAACTCTTACATCAGTCAACTATCTCAAACATCACAGTGAAACGAAGAGAAAagttagaaaaacaaataagataCGACATCTCATAAGAAATTGTGCAACTGTTAATAATGACCGACCTCACACccaaaacattatataaaaattattttcaatttattattttttaaaatgacaaGCCAACCcaagtattttattattctctATAATATTCTTGGTCTATCGAGCAGGCACATTGAAGTACATGATATCCGATAAGATGCAATGGGTGTGTAGAAAGATCAGTGCGACGTCGTTAGACTCGAGTTCGGTCAAAACACCGGAACCAACCTGTCGGTGGatttcaataattaaacatgGAATGAGGTTGAAAAGTTTAGTTTGTTTTCCTAGTTAAAATTACTTAGGAGGACATTTCCGCGACAGGTTTCAACAAAATATCTGAGCCCGCACTATATATACCACACATTGTAAAAGGTTGAGAGACAATGAAGCAGAGCAATGGATGTTCTAACAATAGCCTCAACTCTCACCATTTCCAAACCCTTTCAAACGCTTTCACTCCCAAAGATACACCACGCACCACCTCCTCCTCCCACGCGCTTCTCGGTTTCATGCAGAGCCACGAAGCAGCAGCTTCGAGGTGTGGAAGACAACCTGTACAAGATTCTAAGTTTGAGTCCCAACAGCGCCACCACCGACGACATAAAGAAAGCGCACAGATCAATGGCTCGTCAGTACCACCCCGATGTGTGCCATGATAGTTCCAGGAAAGAGGAGTTGACGAGGATGTTTGTGCAACTGAACGCGGCTTACACCACCTTGTCCAATCCAAGGCTTCGAGCAGAGTATGACTACGAACTGGGTTTGAGAAGCAGAATGGGCATTGGTGACGAGAGTTGGAGAATGAGATGGGTGGAACAACTCGCCGAGTTGAAGAGAAGATCTCACAAGCGTATGCAACGAAATCGTGGATCGTGGAGCACCAGAGTCAGAGCACAAACCGTGAACTCAAATTAGTGTATTTTTCATCTCGTGTTCTTCGAGGATTCAACATtttaggaattttttttttcttgagtttATTCAAGAACAGTACTACGTTGTTATTATACTATTGTACATTATCCATATCTATTTGTTCTAAATAATCCCAATCGATACATCAGAAAATAGTAACTTGCCTTGTGTTGACGACCGAGTCAAGTTCAGTTTCCAGAAACCTCTTTCCTTTTATGCTTTATCCGTTGCTATACATTATCCATAgctttttttatatagtttaaataattCACTTTTCGAATCAGATAAACTAGAAACTTTACTAAACAGGTAGGTCCTTATCTTTGGGTCCACTACATTGGTCCTGTAAGCTATCCCACTTTCTAACATTTTCTCATAGAATAATAGTTATTTGACGCATGaaacaacaaaataacaaaaacttgGCCAATTTTCATATGATGTTTTTTACTCAAAGTTATATTAAACTGAAGTAACCCTACTCAGAGAATAAAAAGTGGCTTTGCAGAAGCAGTTTTGGAGAGTGTTGAGTTCCTAATCGAATTGGGCCCAATTTGTACCTTTTTTGCGAAGTAATATGTTACAGCACCGATCCAATGAGGGATAATTCCTAAGTATTTGACAGATTCTTCGATTTTTAAAGAGAGACTTTTTACACTTTATTAGTGATATTGTGTGAGAGATTTTGGAGGATTCCAAATGCGAGACGGCTGTGTAATTATGGCACATGGAATGTGGGCCGTGGTGAGCTGGACTTTGATATCGAATGTGACTGTGTGGAGATTGGCCCGTCCGTTTAAGTCCATAAGTTCTGTCCATTCAAATTGTATTTAGATTACATTGGCTGTCTTGTAATTCCATATGCAAATTCAATTTCTTTAGCATCCATTTACTTAGTAATAATCTatataaatcattaaataatttataactgaTGAAAATTGTTTCTGCTGAAAGGAAAGGAACTGAGAAAAACTCTTGCTGCTACCGCTCGGGAACGTTCTTCCTTCACAGATCGGTTCTTCTCGTGTTTGTCTTACGTCCTCACTCTTCCTTTCTCAATGTCAAAGTAGGGTGACCTGCAgaaaacactccgacgctcaagtcagaatttatCTTTGCAAATCTAGTAGAAGTTAATCAAAATCAGAGAGTTTACCTTTTAATGACGATCAATGTTCACCTTAACTGTTCGACAATGACCTTACATAATTAATTACGTATTCATGGACATTCAAAAACTGTCTCCAGCCAACGGCTAGAGTGTTCGCGAGTACTATCCTGGCGTTCGACTGGGAATGATCAGCTTCCATCACCCTTACGTGCCCGGTCGGTCTGATTGGACAATCGGTCCACTTACTCGGTATTGACTAAACATGTCTAGTCGGTCGATCCTATTTGGtagtaacaaaaataaatcagattaaatttttaattcaattagaCTTGCTATTACACATTGTAGGCAATTCACGGATTATGTAGACAgtgaaatcaaatataaaaagcTCGTTAAAAAATCTTCCATACATATATAATGCGCATTCACATGAATTGTGATCACAGTGATCAGCAtagtttagaaaaaatattatgtgaATTTTGGAAAGAGTATTCCTAATCATAGTAAGaaactttttttcaattaaaataaataaattaaaatagagacTAAATTGAATTTAGTGATAAACAGATTTGAAATCtatagtataaaaaaatcatacttaaaaatttatcaaaactataaaattatgtCTACTTGATCTATTATAATGCACGTTTTATCAActtctatatattaattttttttataattataatcgaGACATTTACTGCATCTATAAATAGATTGAGTAATTTATTCATAGTATTAACACTTTGAGAAGGTAGGGAAATTAAgttgatttctttttcaaaatttgagtaTATAAAGATTCATTTGGACATTTAAGTATATATAGATTTCCTTGGACATTTAAGTATATATAGATTTCCTTCTTCTTAATGATTAGtcaaatattttaacaacaagTGAATACTTAATTGATAATATTTGAATACTTAAGTGATTGAAGTGGCCGtaaagaatattatataaaaaaattttccAATGTCACTAAACTAAATATGTGTATTGTGTAATATTGTACAAATATGTGATCACTTTAGATTGGAAAATGATTGATATTTGAGATAATACTATGTGttgaattgataaaaataataaatcttaaAAAGTATCACATTACTTATTATAAACATGGAGTGAGTAATAAtgattatata
Protein-coding sequences here:
- the LOC108342150 gene encoding chaperone protein dnaJ 11, chloroplastic, whose product is MDVLTIASTLTISKPFQTLSLPKIHHAPPPPPTRFSVSCRATKQQLRGVEDNLYKILSLSPNSATTDDIKKAHRSMARQYHPDVCHDSSRKEELTRMFVQLNAAYTTLSNPRLRAEYDYELGLRSRMGIGDESWRMRWVEQLAELKRRSHKRMQRNRGSWSTRVRAQTVNSN